From Seriola aureovittata isolate HTS-2021-v1 ecotype China chromosome 20, ASM2101889v1, whole genome shotgun sequence, a single genomic window includes:
- the si:ch211-285f17.1 gene encoding sickle tail protein homolog isoform X14: MSEADAPTAFTRGSRVRASLPVVRSTNQTKDRSLGVLYLQYGDETKQIRMPNEITSIDTVRALFVSAFPQQLTMKMLESPSVAVYVKDDMRNMYYELTDVRNITDHSCLKVYHKDPAQAFSHGPRPANGDARMHSDGQHPLRQPPMGPPTHHPMQGTLPPSPHSMPPSPSRIPFGPRQGSIPGSATIPRDRLSNANPPARSISPCPSAILERRDVKPDEDMGGKSHSLSRGNEGLYADPYLLQEGRMSMATAHGPHPNPGLDGPEHGMGGFHRASIRSTGSYSGPSPTDTMDHPSLYRQKSRNSQLPTLGSKTPPPSPHRMAEVRMIDIHGGPPHGVPPHGVTMERSSPVRQSFRKEEVTGTKPRNNMGSPVVSDLPGHLQGPIPPANDHQTRERMKAMEQQIASLTGLVQHALLKGPNTSGTKEPLSERPPKTSSPAHSAHSSGGSPVLAPKSSAALSDKGSVPLKVNLLQFRKNVSDLRMQLHQMRQLQLQNQEALRVQLKRAEQEISVKLAEAMRRLEDPVQRQRTLVEEDRHKYLGLEERVLTQLGELEQYVGSLQKDSAATHRVVTLKDVEEGAVTLRKVGESLAGLKGEFPALQTRMRAVLRVEVEAVKFLKEEPHKLDSMLKRVKSLTDTLSSLRRHATEGSQRGPDPSANIPVDNSLSAAAVETPAEDPPISVQPTSTAAPPELQNSTIKSGVMPSSPVVIHHVQSSPVHMQQSQQSAALTAQPSPPLTPSPTQVPCPNASKSQGRESPKGASSDPPSPARHKKAHGNPVNNGNQDLVIEELQTSHDKSKNRAMSIEAAEKEWEERRQNMGHYDGKEFEKILQEAQANMMKGIPSLEVEENPALPPAASGEQADIHNPVEATSEEPQSEPDSDKPAKKGPEKLPKPLTEKPAKPALERHSKTATKPAPTDGFTKHGSEKSSKSPPPPPPPRKTYPTSSSGMTTTRSGEVVYTSRKESVSAQEGEEEVPPPTPQPKPTQPKVPPETKPKPATPPPVTASVTREEEDEGDKIMAELQVFQKCTVKDVGVKNLVEPTTRIEPQIRELRPGAMLPLKEKKQSSEPSRVDKDPDTDENGNTTMRQSQGVIYYVTGQIPKDHPPPSGTEETPEHQEPTQPPTQVSNVNVNDNSPSQEQQQQQQPQSPPPKSPPPISPKPAGLNGLKLPKKQVKRSESLKTRAEMEKGKILNKINTEKKSKIIQEHVSSSKNIISKPMETTTTSVVKEVPKGSVAPTNNAPSENSDPPKSNCADDDEGATLSPDLPGEEAPPPPDNIAFMITNTKVQALSCGEYQELVNAKKGSVQTVTVGGAANRGNATASPSVPQDNGFNKKPVIIIFDEPMDIRSAYKRLSTIFECEEELDRMLAEERIEEESEESDTERSGGLQVKAEGTETVDGKKVGSSQGSADHVSLSSSSSSSVSELTDSGINLESNGDAKQDSKKKFKFKFPKKQFAALTQAIRTGSKSGKKTLQVVVYEDEEESDGTVRQHKEAKRFEIARSKSLADTQKATSSAVLKRQNSESHCRTDEIRKNTYKTLDSLEQTIKQLETTISEMGPRSPDEPVSMEEAKAGNGKSPEGVGLKRSSSLPTSRGSGPKVPSKSSLQKKTKPQLLPRPVVIPTTTTTTTTSTATVPSAPSTIQQNTSVASPTSRMPVPLSAKSRQSPGTTDKAGKQQKLQDAQRQFRQANGSAKRVGGDHKTTSPTIPISKIPAFYPSSTKGSSQSAQNSDATNPINPSSSSSSSLTKSSILSSHTPRSGSLPSSHIPSLSNGSLKLPTPSQHTGKALSFSSQTQNGRVHSSSSSFSSSSSSSSSSSPSPLSPTPLGPGGKSIRTIHTPSFTSYRSHNGSSGKSCIPTSTAAKDTT, from the exons ATGTCAGAGGCCGACGCACCTACAGCCTTCACCCGCGGCAGCCGGGTTCGTGCCAGCCTGCCTGTGGTCCGATCGACCAACCAGACAAAGGACCGATCACTAG GTGTGCTGTACCTGCAGTACGGGGACGAGACCAAACAGATCCGCATGCCTAATGAGATCACGAGCATCGACACGGTCAGAGCTCTGTTTGTTAGTGCCTTCCCGCAGCAGCTCACCATGAAGATGTTGGAGTCGCCCAGCGTCGCCGTCTACGTCAAAGACGACATGAGGAACATGTACTACGAGCTCACTGACGTCAG GAACATCACAGACCACTCCTGCCTGAAGGTCTACCACAAAGACCCAGCGCAGGCATTCAGCCATGGGCCGAGACCTGCCAACGGCGATGCCAGG ATGCACAGTGATGGACAGCACCCTCTGAGACAACCCCCCATGGGTCCCCCAACACATCATCCAATGCAGGGTACActccccccatccccccactcCATGCCCCCGTCCCCCTCCAGAATCCCATTTGGCCCACGGCAGGGCTCCATACCTGGCAGCGCCACCATCCCAAGGGACCGACTGTCTAATGCCAACCCTCCAGCGCGCTCCATCTCGCCCTGTCCCAGCGCCATCCTGGAGAGACGGGACGTCAAGCCAGATGAGGACATGGGGGGGAAGAGCCACAGTCTGAGCAGGGGAAATGAGGGGTTGTATGCAGATCCATACCTGCTCCAGGAGGGACGGATGAGCATGGCTACCGCCCATGGACCGCACCCCAACCCTGGGCTTGATGGTCCAGAGCATGGTATGGGGGGATTTCACCGTGCCTCCATCCGCTCCACAGGCTCTTACAGTGGGCCCAGTCCCACAGACACTATGGATCACCCCTCTCTGTACAGGCAGAAGTCCAGAAACAGCCAGCTGCCTACTCTGGGCTCCAAGACTCCTCCCCCATCCCCTCACCGGATGGCTGAGGTACGGATGATTGACATCCATGGCGGGCCTCCTCATGGCGTTCCACCTCATGGAGTTACCATGGAGAGAAGCTCACCAGTGCGCCAGTCCTTCAGGAAGGAGGAAGTAACGGGGACCAAGCCTCGGAACAACATGGGATCACCTGTGGTTTCAGACCTGCCAGGTCATCTCCAGGGGCCCATTCCACCTGCCAATGACCATCAGACACG AGAGCGAATGAAGGCTATGGAGCAACAGATTGCCAGCTTGACTGGTCTTGTTCAGCATGCACTTTTAAAGGGGCCAAACACTAGTGGCACCAAGGAGCCTCTAAG TGAGAGACCACCAAAGACATCATCTCCAGCCCACAGCGCACATAGCTCAG GTGGTTCCCCAGTCTTGGCTCCCAAAAGCAGTGCAGCCCTATCAGACAAGGGCTCAGTTCCTCTCAAAGTCAACCTCCTGCAGTTCAGGAAGAATGTTTCTGACCTCAGGATGCAACTCCATCAGATGAGACAGCTGCAG CTCCAGAACCAGGAGGCATTACGGGTTCAGCTGAAGCGGGCAGAACAGGAAATCAGTGTTAAACTCGCAGAGGCCATGCGGCGTCTCGAGGACCCAGTCCAGAGGCAGAGAACTTTGGTAGAAGAGGACAGGCACAAGTACTTGGGACTGGAGGAGCGTGTCCTTACACAACTCGG TGAGCTGGAGCAGTATGTCGGCTCTCTGCAGAAGGACTCAGCAGCGACACACAGAGTGGTGACCCTGAAGGATGTGGAAGAGGGAGCGGTGACTCTGAGGAAGGTGGGAGAATCTCTGGCAGGGCTCAAAG GAGAGTTCCCGGCATTACAAACCAGGATGCGGGCCGTGCTCAGGGTGGAAGTGGAAGCCGTCAAGTTTTTGAAGGAGGAGCCTCATAAACTGGACAGCATGCTGAAAAGGGTCAAGAGCCTGACTGACACACTCAGCAGTctgagaag ACATGCCACTGAGGGTTCTCAAAGGGGCCCTGATCCTTCTGCTAATATCCCAGTGGATAACAGCCTTTCAGCAGCCGCAGTAGAGACCCCTGCTGAAGATCCCCCAATATCAGTCCAGCCTACCTCCACCGCAGCCCCACCGGAGCTCCAGAACTCCACCATCAAATCAGGGGTGATGCCTTCCTCCCCAGTGGTCATCCATCATGTCCAGAGCTCCCCAGTCCACATGCAGCAGTCCCAGCAGTCTGCAGCCCTGACTGCTCAGCCCAGTCCCCCGCTCACCCCCAGCCCCACTCAGGTTCCCTGTCCCAACGCAAGCAAGAGTCAAGGCCGAGAATCTCCCAAGGGTGCGTCCTCGGATCCACCAAGTCCCGCTCGTCATAAGAAGGCACATGGGAACCCAGTGAATAATGGCAACCAGGATCTTGTCATAGAGGAGCTGCAGACCAGTCATGACAAGAGCAAAAACAGAGCTATGTCCATAGAG GCAGCAGAGAAGGAGTGGGAAGAGAGAAGGCAGAACATGGGTCACTACGATGGAAAAGAGTTTGAGAAGATCCTCCAAGAAGCCCAGGCCAACATGATGAAGGGCATTCCCAGTCTAGAGGTAGAAGAGAACCCAGCACTGCCACCTGCTGCCAGCGGAGAACAAGCAGACATCCACAATCCTGTGGAGGCAACTTCAG AAGAGCCCCAGTCTGAGCCTGACTCTGACAAACCAGCCAAAAAGGGGCCTGAAAAACTTCCCAAGCCTTTGACGGAGAAACCAGCCAAGCCCGCTCTGGAGAGACACTCCAAGACTGCCACCAAGCCAGCGCCCACTGACGGTTTTACCAAGCATGGGTCTGAAAAGTCCAGCAagtctccaccaccaccacctcctccaagGAAGACCTACCCCACCTCGAGCTCAGGCATGACCACCACACGCTCTGGTGAGGTGGTCTACACCAGCAGGAAGGAGTCCGTCTCGGCTCAG GAGGGTGAAGAGGAGGTCCCGCCTCCCACTCCCCAGCCCAAGCCCACCCAGCCCAAGGTTCCACCAGAGACCAAGCCGAAGCCCGCTACTCCTCCCCCTGTTACTGCTTCTGTTaccagagaagaggaggatgaaggggaCAAGATCATGGCAGAGCTCCAG GTTTTCCAGAAGTGCACAGTTAAGGATGTAGGGGTGAAAAATTTGGTAGAGCCCACCACTCGAATTGAACCGCAAATCAGAGAACTAAGACCAGGGGCCATGTTGCCCCTCAAagagaaaaag CAGAGCTCAGAGCCCAGTCGAGTGGATAAAGATCcagacacagatgaaaatgGGAATACTACTATGCGACAGAGCCAAGGG GTCATATACTATGTGACTGGCCAGATTCCTAAAGATCATCCACCCCCGTCAGGAACGGAGGAAACCCCCGAACACCAAGAGCCCACACAACCTCCAACACAGGTGTCAAATGTCAATGTTAATGACAATTCTCCAAGccaggaacagcagcagcagcagcagccacagtctCCGCCACCCAAATCTCCCCCACCTATATCACCTAAGCCTGCGGGACTGAATGGATTAAAACTGCCGAAGAAGCAAGTTAAACGTTCCGAATCTTTGAAGACCAGGGCAGAAATGGAGAAGGGAAAAATCCTCAACAAAATtaacactgaaaagaaaagtaaaatcatCCAGGAGCACGTTTCGTCCAGTAAGAATATAATATCCAAGCCTATGGAAACCACGACAACCAGCGTTGTAAAAGAGGTGCCTAAAGGTTCTGTTGCCCCAACTAACAACGCTCCTAGTGAGAACAGTGATCCACCTAAATCTAACTGTGCGGATGATGATGAGGGGGCCACTCTTAGTCCCGATCTACCTGGAGAAGAGGCACCTCCGCCCCCGGACAACATAGCATTTATGATCACGAACACCAAGGTTCAGGCCCTATCGTGTGGTGAGTACCAGGAACTTGTCAATGCCAAGAAAGGAAGTGTGCAGACGGTCACTGTAGGTGGTGCCGCAAACCGTGGGAACGCCACAGCGAGTCCCTCTGTGCCGCAGGATAATGGCTTCAACAAGAAGCCCGTCATCATCATTTTTGATGAGCCCATGGACATCCGTTCAGCTTACAAGCGCCTGTCGACCATATTTGAATGTGAGGAGGAACTGGATAGGATGCTCGCAGAAGAGCGCAttgaggaggagagtgaggagtcagacacagagaggagtgGTGGGCTGCAGGTAAAAGCTGAAGGGACCGAAACCGTTGATGGCAAAAAGGTTGGCTCTTCACAGGGCAGTGCTGATCATGTCAGCTTATCATCCTCATCTTCGTCTTCAGTATCTGAACTAACGGACAGTGGAATAAACTTGGAGTCGAATGGAGACGCCAAGCAGGACAGTAAGAAGAAGTTCAAGTTTAAGTTCCCTAAGAAACAGTTCGCGGCATTGACCCAGGCGATTCGTACGGGCTCCAAGTCAGGCAAGAAGACTCTACAGGTTGTTGTGTATGAAGACGAGGAGGAATCCGACGGTACTGTCAGGCAGCACAAAGAAGCAAAGAGATTTGAGATTGCGCGTTCAAAATCTTTAGCGGACACCCAGAAGGCAACAAGCTCGGCCGTGTTAAAGAGGCAGAACTCCGAGTCCCACTGCAGGACAGATGAGATCCGGAAGAACACCTACAAGACACTGGACAGCCTGGAGCAGACCATCAAGCAGCTGGAGACCACTATTAGTGAGATGGGACCACGCTCCCCCGATGAGCCAGTCTCTATGGAGGAGGCTAAAGCAGGGAATGGGAAAAGCCCAGAAGGAGTGGGACTGAAGAGGTCTTCCTCTCTCCCTACTTCCAGAGGGTCAGGCCCTAAGGTACCCAGCAAAAGTTCCTTGCAGAAGAAGACTAAACCACAGCTCCTTCCTCGCCCTGTAGTCATCCCTACTActaccaccactaccaccacctccacagCCACTGTCCCCAGTGCCCCCAGCACCATACAACAG AACACCAGTGTCGCTTCCCCCACTAGTCGGATGCCCGTCCCTTTGTCTGCGAAGTCCAGGCAGTCGCCGGGTACTACTGACAAAGcaggaaaacagcaaaaactgCAGGACGCTCAGAGGCAGTTCCGACAG GCTAACGGAAGTGCTAAAAGAGTGGGAGGGGATCATAAAACTACTTCCCCTACTATACCCATCTCTAAAATCCCTGCTTTTTATCCTAGCTCTACTAAAGGCAGCTCCCAGTCTGCACAAAACTCAGATGCTACTAATCCCATTaacccttcctcttcctcctcctcctctttgacaAAGTCCTCCATCCTGTCCTCTCATACTCCTCGTTCCGGTTCCCTACCCTCCTCCCACATCCCCTCCTTGTCTAATGGATCCCTCAAACTCCCCACACCCTCACAGCACACAGGTAAAGCTCTCTCGTTCTCCTCGCAGACTCAGAATGGTCGAGtgcactcctcctcctcttcattctcctcctcctcctcctcatcctcctcctcctccccctcccctctgtcgCCCACACCTTTGGGCCCAGGTGGAAAGAGCATCCGCACCATACACACCCCCAGCTTCACCAGCTACAGGTCCCACAACGGCAGCAGCGGCAAATCCTGCATCCCAACATCCACAGCAGCTAAGGACACTACTTAG